The genomic window TGCCCTACACTTCTTCATTAACGGCATTGACCAGGGTGAGGGGACGCCCAGAGCCGGCCACCGGCCCTGGCTTTTGGGGGCGGGGACTCCGGACCTCCTCGTTCTGCCTCTCTTTGATGTTGTTCCCCCCTCTTTCCCCCCCACCCAGGCGTGGCTACCCCACTGACGCCCCCAGTGGTGTACGGTGTGGTGGACTTGTACGGGATGGCCGTGAAGGTGACCATCGTCCATAACAACAACCACAGCGACCGCCTGCGCCGGAACAATGCCATCCTGCGGGCACTGTCTCCAGAGGGTGCCCTCCGCCGCGCCGCCCCCACCGCCCAGGCTGAGCCGGAGCGCCTGCTTTTCCACCCCAACTGCGGGCAGAAGGCAGCTATCACCCACGAGGGACGCACTGCCCTGAGGCCCCAGTATGGCccatggggtggggagaagcctGCAGAAGGGGCTCTGTTGggattggggggcggggggtggagaaACAAGAGGCGGAGGGATTCTGACCTGGGGAGCTCGGGCCGGCGAGCTGGGAGCCTCGCACCAGCGAGCAGGGAGCCTTGCGGAGAGTGGAGTTTCTCTGGTTGACTTCAAGCAGTGAGCATCAGGCAGGCATCGCTGGCTAAGTTGGGCATGCTCAGAGAGCGGGTTCATACCTGAGTCCCCGTTCGCTGTCCTCAGTGCCACCGATGACTTCAACCACGGCGTGGTGCTGAGCAGTCGGGCCCTGCGGGATGGAGAGGTGTTCCAGGTGCGCATAGACAAGATGGTGGACAAGTGGGCTGGCTCCATTGAGATTGGGGTCACCACCCACAACCCCGCCTACCTCCAGCTGCCCTCCACCATGACCAACCTGCGCTCTGGTGAGCTCCCAGGAAGGGCAGGGCCAGGAGAGGGTCCCAGGGAGGGAGCTGTCCCCAGAGCCCTGACACTGGGTCCCCAGCTGGGTCGTTCCTGATCCTACTGGTGACTACTGTTTTAGGGGCGGAGCGCTGCCATGTGGACTGGGCCTGTGGGGTACGGGGACGTGCATTTTTCTTGCCCGGCCCTGGGAAGAGAGCTGACCTCACACAGGGCAGGCTGGGCCAGCAGCCTTGAGGAGAGACATGGGGACTGCTGTGCAGCATAGTGGAGCCCTGGTTCCCGCTCATGTCCTCTACCACTCCTTGTCGCCCTAGGGACGTGGATGATGACCGGGAACGGGGTGATGCACAACGGGACGACCATCTTAGACGAATATGGGCACAACCTGGACCGCCTCAAGGTGGGAGAGTGGGGGCACCGCCGGGGTGCGGTGCGCAGGGAGTGGGGCAGGCGGGGCTGCCGTCGGACCAGCCCCCCCCGGAACTCTGCCTGACTCCTCACTCCAGCCCCCCTTCTTCCAAGGCAGGGGACACGGTGGGCGTGGTGCGGCGGGAGGATGGGACTCTGCACTTCTTTGTCAACGGGATGACTCAGGGCCCTGCAGCCTGGAACGTGCCCCCGGGCGTCTACGCTGTCGTGGATCTGTATGGCCAGGCAGCCCAGGCCACCATTGTGGACGACGTGGGTGAGGGCCAGGgccggggctgggcggggggtggcctcagggggcCTCAGAGACCACTGCAGCCTCACGTGCTCCATCTCCTCTCCCAGAAGTGCCCCCCGTGCCTGAGCCGCTCCCTGAAGGGAACAACCAGGTGTCCCCCAGCTCCCCATCGTCAGGCGCCGGGGGCTCCGACCTGCGCTTCCACCAGCTGCACGGCAGTAACGCCGTCATCACCAATGGGGGCCGCACAGCGCTCCGCCACAACTGCCGCAGCGAGTTCAACGATGCCATTGTCATCTCCAACCGGTCAGTGTCAGTGCTGGCTCGGCCCCCGCCTCCCGCTGCCTGGCCTCGGCCACCCGCGCGGGGCCCGTCTGATGGCCACCGTGTCCCTGGCAGGGCCCTGCGGGACGGAGAGCTGTTCGAGATTGTCATTCAGAAGATGGTGGACCGCTGGTCAGGCTCCATTGAGGCTGGTGAGAGGCACGGGCATGTGTGTGTGCCAGAGTGGTGCGGGCTGCCTGTTGCCGGGGGCTTGGCTCTGACCCCCGCCGGCCTCCTCCTAGGGGTGACTGCTATTCGGCCGGAGGACCTTGAGTTTCCCAACACCATGACAGACATCGACTACGACACCTGGATGCTGAGGTTCGGCTCCTGGGCTCAGGGGCGGCCGGGCAGGCTGGGTGGCGCCGGTGAGGGCACAGGGGGCCAGGTGTGGGGCCTGCGGTGGCCGCAGACAAGGACAAGCCTGTGGGGGTGGCTGCCCCCGCCCCTTGCCGCTGGCCAGCCCTCCCGCCTCCGCACGTGTGCTCCGGCAGCACCCCTGCGGGGGGATCCCAGAGGGCTGGGACGCAGGACTGGGTCTCCAACCCCAAGCTGAGGTCCCAGTCCGAGGCCCGGAGTGGGGCGCTCAGCGGCCCGTGCGTTTCACCCCGCAGCGGCACAGCCATCATGCAGGACGGGAACACCATGCGCAACAACTACGGCTGCGACTTGGACGCGCTGGGTACGGGCGCGCGCATCGGCATGATGCGCACGGCCAAGGGTGACCTGCACTACTTCATCAACGGCCAGGACCAGGGCGCCGCCTGCTCAGGCTTGCCCCCGGGTAAAGGTGACTGCTCGGTGGCACTTGGCCTGCCAGCCTCCTGCCGGCCCCGCCCGGGCCAGCTGGCCCCTGACCCTTTCCTCCTCCACCCAGACGTGTACGCAGTGGTGGATCTCTATGGCCAGTGTGTCCAGGTGTCCATCACCAACGCCACCGGCCCCATGGACAACAGCCTGGCGACCAGCAACACCGCCACCGAGAAGTCCTTCCCCCTGCACTCCCCAGGTTCAGCTGGCGGGGAGGGCAGACGGGTGGGCTCTGCTTCCccggtgggggtggaggggggcggcCAGCAGCAGCAGACTGGGCAGGGAacaagggcagagagggagggagccagggtGGGACGCCCCCAGGAAGTAGGGAGGGGCTAGAGTGTGGACTGggcacctcccccgccccccaccctgcacccaACAATGGGACCCGTCTGCTTTGAAAACGGGTCTCCTTTCAGGGAGAGGTGTCCAAGAAGCGACAGCCAAGGGGGCCTTTAGGGCAACTTCCTGTTTCACCTGAAAGCCCTGTGCCCGGTCCTTTCTGGAGCCTGCAGCCCCCATGCTGCCCCTTCCGGGGATCCCGTCTTTCCGCAGTGGCCGGTGTGGCTCACCGCTTCCACAGCTCTTGTGGCAAGAATGTCACTCTGGAGGAGGACGGCACGAGGGCGGTGCGAGCGGCCGGCTATGCTCACGGCCTTGTCTTCAGCACCAAGGAGCTCAAGACGGAGGAGGTCTTCGAGGTGGGTGGTGGGCTTGCTGCCGCAGggccaggctgctgctgctgcctgtcACTGCACCTGTGGCAGCCCCGTGCTCTCTGTCCATCAGGTGAAGGTGGAGGAGCTGGACGAGAAGTGGGCGGGCTCCCTCCGCCTGGGGCTGACCACACTAGCGCCGGGGGagacagggcctggcacagcCGGCGGCCCGGggctgcctccctctctgcctgagcTGCGGTCAAAGACCACCTGGATGGTGACCAGCTGTGAAGTGAGGCGCGACGGGCAGCTCCAGAGGATGAACTATGGCCGGAACCTCGAGAGGCTGGGGGTGAGGCAGCCGGCTCCcggcgggggcaggggcgggggtgtcGGAGGGGGCTGTGGGCCGAGCCTCTGGGCTCATCTGCTCTGGGTCCCAGGTGGGGAGCCGTGTGGGCATCCGTCGGGGTGCCGACGACACAATGCACATCCTGGTGGACGGAGAGGACATGGGGCCTGCGGCCACTGGCATCGCTAAGGTCAGTCTGAGCTGTTTCTTGGTTTTGCGGAGCAGGCTTGAGGCCCCCCACGGGGGTCTGACTCCCCTGTCGTGTGCGTGTCCCCAGAATGTGTGGGCCGTGCTGGATCTCTACGGGCCGGTACGGAGCGTGTCTGTCGTGAGCTCCACGCGGCTGGAGGAGCCAGAGGGCACCCAGCCGCCTTCTCCCAGTTCGGACACTGGCAGCGAAGGCGAGGAGGACGGCGACGGGGAGGAGCACGGCCTGCAGGTGAGAGACCGCGGCGGGGTGTAGGGAGCCGGGAGACACCAGGGTGCTCTGGGGTTCTCTGATTCCACCCTGGTGGGCAGAGGCATAGACGCCAGCCCTGTGTAAATGCCTGTGGTGGGGTGGCTCGGGCCTGGCATGGGTGGCCCTGGCAGCGCCATCTCTCCTCTGCACCAGGGCCAGAATCAAGTGGTCGTTATGCCCATAGCCCTCGAGTTTTTGGAAAACCACGGGAAGAACATCCTCCTGTCCAATGGGAACCGGACGGCCACGCGGGTGGCCAGCTACAACCAGGGCGTTGTCGTCATCGGCCAGCCCCTAGTTCCCCAGCTGTTGGTCCAGGTGGGCTCCTCTTGCCCAGGGTCGCTGGGGACCAGCCCTCCTGGAGAAAGCCCCCCCATTTGAGGACAGAGTGGAGGCAAGCCCCCCAGAGGAGCTTCCGGGGCTTTGGTCCGAACCCCGCAGTGGGATCTGTAGAGCGATTCTCAGGAAGTCCCCCTCCCTGTGACTGGTGAGGGGAGCAGTAGTGAGGGACTGGGAGAGTCCCGAGAAAGATGCACGGCCCTGCACGTGCATGCCGGGAGGGCTTTGCCTAGGGAGGGGGCTTTTCTGCTACAGATGAAAAGATTTAGTCCGCTGAAGGCAGCCCCTGGGGACAGGCACCCTTGCCCGGGCAACAGCATCAAGGctgacacagagaaggaaaccagtGAATTTGCAGTTTGCAGTTCCTCCGGCCTCAGAAGGGACAGCACCCCTCCCTGCCCGGGGCCGCTGGGTGGCTTCTTTGCAGGGGGCCGTGACTGGGGAGTAGTAGTCACCTTGCCCCCCAGGTGCGGATAGACTCCCTGAACCGACAGTGGACATCTTCGCTAGTCCTGGGCGTCATCACGTGCCCGCCGGAGAGGCTCAACTTCCCCGCGTCAGCCTGTGGCCTCAAGCGGGCGGCCTGGCTGCTGCGAGGCCGTGGCATCTTCCACAACGGTCTCAAGGTGGCTGGGGGGTGGCAGGAGGGCCCTGGTGGGCGGGGTCACAGCTATCGGGAGTGCTGTGTGGGGAAACCCTCTAGTGGGTAAGCAAGAGCATGTCATCATCTAGACTCAGGCTTGTCAAGGCCACCTGTGTCCTTGCCGTTGGGAGCGTGGCTGTGGGGGGCCAGCGGTTGGCGGGTAGAGCCTGGGCAGGGGGTGAGCATGGAGGCAAGGCCCAGGCACCGGCAGCCGGAAGTGGAGCGGAACCTAGGGGTGGCCACCACCTGTGGTCTGAGCTCTGGGAAGACAGTAggtctccctccccgccccccagatCTGTGAGAAGTTCGGGCCCAATCTGGACACGTGTCCTGAGGGCACCATCCTGGGCCTGCGGCTGGATGGCTCTGGAGGGCTGCACCTGCACGTGAACGGGATAGACCAGGGCGTGGCTGTGCCAGACGTGCCCCAGCCCTGCCACGCGCTTGTGGACCTCTACGGGCAGTGTGAGCAGGTGAGCAGGCTGCCGGCAGGGTGGAGGCGGCGCCAGGTTGCGCAGGTGTGGGTCTCCCTCATCACGCCTCCCCTGCAGGTGACAATCGTGAGTCCCGAGCCGGGAGCTACCAGTGGGAAGAGTGCTGGTACCCAGGGAGACATGGAGAAGGCGGACATGGTGGACGGTGAGGCAGCCCCCAGATCCCCAGGTGCGTGGCCCCGCTGCCCCCGCTACCCCTGCAACCCTGCCCCCTTCCGCCCTCTCAGGCATCAAGGAGAGTGTGTGCTGGGGCCCTCTGCCCGCCACTGGCCCTCTGAAGAGCTGCGAGTACCATGCCCTTTGCTCCCGCTTCCAAGAACTGCTATTGCTTCCCGGTGAGTCCCCGGTCCCCCAGAACCCGCCGCATTCCCTGCTGCCAGGGTGGGGCCGTGCCAGGAGCCCAAGGAACCGGCGGGAGAGGAGGGGATGCTGTGTGCTGGAGACCCGGGATGGGAGCCACAGCCAActacctctccctttcctgcagAGGATTATTTCATCCCTCCTCCGAAGCGGAGCCTGTGCTACTGTGAGTCTTGCCGGAAGCTTCGAGGGGACGAGGCCCACAGGCGCCGTGGGGAGCCCCCCCGGGAGTACGCGCTGCCCTTTGGCTGGTGCAGGTTCAACCTCAGGTACTCTCAGGCCAGGATTGCGTGTCTCCCTTAGCACTCGCTCCGCCAGTGACGAGGGAGGCTCCCATGGGACAGAGGATGGTGTCCGTGAGTCAGCTGCTTGTGTCCAGTGTCCCCTGGGTCCATCCTAGGGTGAATCCGCGCTTGGAAGCTGGGACGCTGACCAAGAAGTGGCACATGGCGTATCATGGGAGCAACGTGGCAGCGGTCAGGAGGGTGCTGGACCGAGGGGAGCTGGGAGCAGGTAACCGGGGACCAGCAGAGGCAGGGCGGGCCGGGCCCAGGTCCCCAGGCATGTTCCTGACCTGGCTTCCCTACAGGCACCGCCTCCATCCTGAGCTGCCGGCCCTTGAAAGGCGAGCCCGGGGTAGGGTTTGAGGAGCCTGGGGAGAACTGCGCACCCCCACGGGAGGAGCAGCCCCCTCCGGtgctgctttccccctccctccagtaTGCTGGGGCCGAGACCCTGGCATCCAAAGTGCAGTGAGTACAGGGGGGCGGGGTCTCCACGGCTTGCCCTCTGCCTTCCCACCGGGACACTCTAGAATGGTTAGCTTTGAAGGTGACTAGCACTACGGGAGTAAAACAGTGAATGCAGTGGGCCCCCCTCAGCTGTTGGAGCACGGTCAGGGCCACCTCAGGAAGAAGCTTTGAGCAGAGGCCTAGAGAAGGGGGCCAGCGGGCGGGCGGGTGGGGAGACGGCGGCCAGAGCCCAGCCACCGGTGGCAGGCGGGTGTGACCCCGAGGCACAGTGCAGGTcacagggggaggaggaagcccgAGTTCCTCACGGCCAGCTTTCTGCTCCTTGCCCAACAGATTCCGGGACCCCAAGTCCCAGCGGACGCACCAGGCCCAGGTGGCGTTCCAGGTGTGCGTGCGCCCCGGCTCCTACACTCCCGGGCCCCCTTCGGCCGCCCTCCGAGAACCTCCCGACCCGCACTTCAGCCCCGCCGAACTCGAGTGGGTGACCAAGGAGAAGGGGGCCACGCTCCTGTATGCCCTGCTGGTGCGGGTGGAGTGAGGGCCGGCCTCTCGACAAGCACAGTGGGGCCCCGACAAGCACAGTGGGGCCCCGGCCCGCGGACTCTGAGTGCCGCTGGCCCGACTCCACACCCCGGCCCGACTTCCCGGCGGACGCGCCGGGAGCCTGGCCGCCACGCGCTGGAAGGGGAGCGCGTCTCCGCGTGCAGGGCGCACGACCCCGCGGGGCTGGGGGCCCGGCAGCGCCCCTCATGCACTGTCTTGGGGAACACGACTCCCCGGACTCCCTCCCCCGTGTCACTTAATTTATTTCCGTTTTCGTTCCTGTTACTGTGAATCCCGAGGAGCACCCCACCCCCGgaccccgcgccccgccccggaGCCGCCGCCGCTTCCCAGGCCGCCGGGCGGAGAGGGGAGGGCGGGCGCGGGGAAGGTGGGCCTCTGTACAGTTGTTACGGACGCGGAGTTCCAAGGAGCCAATAAACGCCGTCCCGGTGCGCGTGCCTCGGCCTCTCTCTCGcgccgcccctccccacccccgcgccGAGCCCTGGGTCCACCCAGCTGGGGGCGCCGGACGCACCGACGGGGTTTGGCCTCCCCCGGCACCCGTCGCGGCCGCTTCCGCCCTTCCCTGCGCCCGAGCCGCGAGGCCGCTGGCCGGCCCTGCTCCGGAAGGAGTCGGCCCGACGGCCGGAAGTGACGCGCGGCCCAAGCGCGCAGGAGCCGCGGGGAAAGCGCAGCGAAGGCGGGTAGGGAGGGGccggtggggcggggggcgggtagCGCCGAGGTCGGAGACCCCTGCCCGCCGGCGCACGCGGGACACCCGGGGTCGGCCGGGGGAGAGGGAGCGGGCGCCGGGCGCGTGATCccccggggcggcggcggcggcggcggcgggcttCCTCCTCGGCCCGCCCGGCGCGACCCTCCTGAGCGCCCGCGTCCCGGCAGGCCCCGTCCGAGGTCTGGCAGTCCGTGACAGAGCCGGGCGCCCACGGCCCGAGCGCCCCCGGCAGCACCATGCCGGCGCTCCTGGAGCGCCCCAAGCTTTCCAACGCCATGGCCCGGGCGTTGCACCGGCACATCATGATGGAGCGGGAGCGCAAGCGGCAGGGTGAGCCGAGCGGGAGGACACACGGCCCAGGGCGGCAGCGCCCCGCCGGGGCCGGCCCCAACCACGGGCGGAGCAGTGCGCTGGGGCCGCGCGGAGGAGAGATGGGACGGGACGGCCCCTCCGGTGGTGGGAGCTGAAGGCCGGGTCTGAGGTCCAGAACCCTTGGGTCGGGAAGGACCTTGGAGAGCACCGAACAaagcctccctccccttcccctcccgaCGGAAGGAGCCATTGCcgagggggcagagggggcacTGTGATAACCGCGTTTGCAGGAGCCCCGTCTCTGACGTGCCGGTACTCTAACCACCCTGTCGTCCTCCCATTCTGCCTCTTcttcagaggaggaagaagtggaCAAGATGATGGAACAGAAGATgaaggaagagcaggagagaaggaagaagaaagagatggaggAACGAATGTCACTAGAGGAGACCAAGGAACAAGTAAGCGACCCCTCAATCTGTCCCAGCTCTTTCCTCCTCTGGTCCTCCTgtctccagcctctctcccctccctccgcAGATCCTGAAGTTGCAGGAGAAGCTGTTGGCCCTACAGGAAGAAAAGCACCAGCTCTTCCTGCAGCTCAAGAAAGTTTTACATGAGGAGGAGAAACGGAGGCGAAAGGAGCAGAGGTGGGACTGgagagctaaaaataaaatcagagcagAGTGTAACTAGATCGGGTAACACCAGATCCGTGTCTAATGGCAGAAGAGGGGGCACTCGTCCTTGTCCTTGATTTTGACCTGCCCGCCTTTCACCGCAGCGACCTGACTACTCTGACGTCAGCCGCGTACCCGCAGAGCCTGACGGTTCACACAGGCACGCACCTCCTCAGCATGCAGGGTGAGGAATGAAGACCCCTGTGTTAGAACGCGCCCTCCTGGGGGTTGCAGCCACCCACTTCAGCCTCACGAAGTCCTTCTCCCTGTCTAGGGAGCCCTGGAGGACACAGCCGCCCGGGCACCCTTATGGCAGCCGACAGGGCCAAACAGATGTTCGGACCCCAAGTGCTGACAGTAAGGAGGACTGGGTGTGGCGCACACTGGTTTCCCGGCTACTTGCACGCAGACCCAGGAGCCTTCGTGCAACTTGCATCCCAGTCGTGAGCGTTGGGTGGCACTTTACCACATAGCGGACGCGGGGCACATGCAGGGCGTTCGGGGCGCTGCTCTGGGGCAGTTTCCCGCAGGAGTCAGCACTCCTCTTCCCTCCGCAGACCCGGCACTACGTGGGCTCGGCAGCAGCTTTCGCGGGGACCCCAGAGCACGGTCAGTTCCAGGGCAGCCCTGGTGGGGCTTATGGGACCGCTCAGGCCCCACCGCACTATGGACCCACACAGCCAGCGTACAGCCCCAGTCAGCAGCTCAGAGGTGAGtagtgggaagagggaggagctggCTCCCCCAGCTGCGGGAAGGAGGCCCAACAGCCAgtgcccctgcctccctcagcGCCTTCAGCGTTCCCGGCAGTGCAGTACCTGTCTCAGCCGCAGCCCCAGCCCTACGCGGTACATGGCCACTTCCAGCCCACCCAGACAG from Mustela nigripes isolate SB6536 chromosome 16, MUSNIG.SB6536, whole genome shotgun sequence includes these protein-coding regions:
- the NEURL4 gene encoding neuralized-like protein 4 isoform X1, which encodes MAAGSGGSGGSGGGPGPGPGGGGGPGGSGAGPGSGGGLGSGGELHPRTGRLVSLSACGRTARRQQPGQEVNHGLVLSREPLRDGRVFTVRIDRKVNSWSGSIEIGVTALDPSVLDFPSSATGLKGGSWVVSGCSVLRDGRSVLEEYGQDLDQLGEGDRVGVERTAAGELRLWVNGRDCGVAATGLPARVWAVVDLYGKCTQITVLPPEPGFSPPTPIPAPPLEPSTPPEDSALTEQGTSGDEAFMVSPAQARPETFPNSLESHNDFASMELSEVVGNAILSAYNGGLLNVNLSSPPAGEGLGSGGAATSPVLTSNDALLFHEKCGTLIKLSNNNKTAERRRPLDEFNNGVVMTNRPLRDNEMFEIRIDKLVDKWSGSIEIGVTTHNPNNLEYPATMTNLQSGTIMMSGCGILTNGKGTRREYCEFSLDELQEGDHIGLTRKSNSALHFFINGIDQGVATPLTPPVVYGVVDLYGMAVKVTIVHNNNHSDRLRRNNAILRALSPEGALRRAAPTAQAEPERLLFHPNCGQKAAITHEGRTALRPHATDDFNHGVVLSSRALRDGEVFQVRIDKMVDKWAGSIEIGVTTHNPAYLQLPSTMTNLRSGTWMMTGNGVMHNGTTILDEYGHNLDRLKAGDTVGVVRREDGTLHFFVNGMTQGPAAWNVPPGVYAVVDLYGQAAQATIVDDVEVPPVPEPLPEGNNQVSPSSPSSGAGGSDLRFHQLHGSNAVITNGGRTALRHNCRSEFNDAIVISNRALRDGELFEIVIQKMVDRWSGSIEAGVTAIRPEDLEFPNTMTDIDYDTWMLSGTAIMQDGNTMRNNYGCDLDALGTGARIGMMRTAKGDLHYFINGQDQGAACSGLPPGKDVYAVVDLYGQCVQVSITNATGPMDNSLATSNTATEKSFPLHSPVAGVAHRFHSSCGKNVTLEEDGTRAVRAAGYAHGLVFSTKELKTEEVFEVKVEELDEKWAGSLRLGLTTLAPGETGPGTAGGPGLPPSLPELRSKTTWMVTSCEVRRDGQLQRMNYGRNLERLGVGSRVGIRRGADDTMHILVDGEDMGPAATGIAKNVWAVLDLYGPVRSVSVVSSTRLEEPEGTQPPSPSSDTGSEGEEDGDGEEHGLQGQNQVVVMPIALEFLENHGKNILLSNGNRTATRVASYNQGVVVIGQPLVPQLLVQVRIDSLNRQWTSSLVLGVITCPPERLNFPASACGLKRAAWLLRGRGIFHNGLKICEKFGPNLDTCPEGTILGLRLDGSGGLHLHVNGIDQGVAVPDVPQPCHALVDLYGQCEQVTIVSPEPGATSGKSAGTQGDMEKADMVDGIKESVCWGPLPATGPLKSCEYHALCSRFQELLLLPEDYFIPPPKRSLCYCESCRKLRGDEAHRRRGEPPREYALPFGWCRFNLRVNPRLEAGTLTKKWHMAYHGSNVAAVRRVLDRGELGAGTASILSCRPLKGEPGVGFEEPGENCAPPREEQPPPVLLSPSLQYAGAETLASKVQFRDPKSQRTHQAQVAFQVCVRPGSYTPGPPSAALREPPDPHFSPAELEWVTKEKGATLLYALLVRVE
- the NEURL4 gene encoding neuralized-like protein 4 isoform X3, with the translated sequence MAAGSGGSGGSGGGPGPGPGGGGGPGGSGAGPGSGGGLGSGGELHPRTGRLVSLSACGRTARRQQPGQEVNHGLVLSREPLRDGRVFTVRIDRKVNSWSGSIEIGVTALDPSVLDFPSSATGLKGGSWVVSGCSVLRDGRSVLEEYGQDLDQLGEGDRVGVERTAAGELRLWVNGRDCGVAATGLPARVWAVVDLYGKCTQITVLPPEPGFSPPTPIPAPPLEPSTPPEDSALTEQGTSGDEDFASMELSEVVGNAILSAYNGGLLNVNLSSPPAGEGLGSGGAATSPVLTSNDALLFHEKCGTLIKLSNNNKTAERRRPLDEFNNGVVMTNRPLRDNEMFEIRIDKLVDKWSGSIEIGVTTHNPNNLEYPATMTNLQSGTIMMSGCGILTNGKGTRREYCEFSLDELQEGDHIGLTRKSNSALHFFINGIDQGVATPLTPPVVYGVVDLYGMAVKVTIVHNNNHSDRLRRNNAILRALSPEGALRRAAPTAQAEPERLLFHPNCGQKAAITHEGRTALRPHATDDFNHGVVLSSRALRDGEVFQVRIDKMVDKWAGSIEIGVTTHNPAYLQLPSTMTNLRSGTWMMTGNGVMHNGTTILDEYGHNLDRLKAGDTVGVVRREDGTLHFFVNGMTQGPAAWNVPPGVYAVVDLYGQAAQATIVDDVEVPPVPEPLPEGNNQVSPSSPSSGAGGSDLRFHQLHGSNAVITNGGRTALRHNCRSEFNDAIVISNRALRDGELFEIVIQKMVDRWSGSIEAGVTAIRPEDLEFPNTMTDIDYDTWMLSGTAIMQDGNTMRNNYGCDLDALGTGARIGMMRTAKGDLHYFINGQDQGAACSGLPPGKDVYAVVDLYGQCVQVSITNATGPMDNSLATSNTATEKSFPLHSPVAGVAHRFHSSCGKNVTLEEDGTRAVRAAGYAHGLVFSTKELKTEEVFEVKVEELDEKWAGSLRLGLTTLAPGETGPGTAGGPGLPPSLPELRSKTTWMVTSCEVRRDGQLQRMNYGRNLERLGVGSRVGIRRGADDTMHILVDGEDMGPAATGIAKNVWAVLDLYGPVRSVSVVSSTRLEEPEGTQPPSPSSDTGSEGEEDGDGEEHGLQGQNQVVVMPIALEFLENHGKNILLSNGNRTATRVASYNQGVVVIGQPLVPQLLVQVRIDSLNRQWTSSLVLGVITCPPERLNFPASACGLKRAAWLLRGRGIFHNGLKICEKFGPNLDTCPEGTILGLRLDGSGGLHLHVNGIDQGVAVPDVPQPCHALVDLYGQCEQVTIVSPEPGATSGKSAGTQGDMEKADMVDGIKESVCWGPLPATGPLKSCEYHALCSRFQELLLLPEDYFIPPPKRSLCYCESCRKLRGDEAHRRRGEPPREYALPFGWCRFNLRVNPRLEAGTLTKKWHMAYHGSNVAAVRRVLDRGELGAGTASILSCRPLKGEPGVGFEEPGENCAPPREEQPPPVLLSPSLQYAGAETLASKVQFRDPKSQRTHQAQVAFQVCVRPGSYTPGPPSAALREPPDPHFSPAELEWVTKEKGATLLYALLVRVE
- the NEURL4 gene encoding neuralized-like protein 4 isoform X2 — translated: MAAGSGGSGGSGGGPGPGPGGGGGPGGSGAGPGSGGGLGSGGELHPRTGRLVSLSACGRTARRQQPGQEVNHGLVLSREPLRDGRVFTVRIDRKVNSWSGSIEIGVTALDPSVLDFPSSATGLKGGSWVVSGCSVLRDGRSVLEEYGQDLDQLGEGDRVGVERTAAGELRLWVNGRDCGVAATGLPARVWAVVDLYGKCTQITVLPPEPGFSPPTPIPAPPLEPSTPPEDSALTEQGTSGDEAFMVSPAQARPETFPNSLESHNDFASMELSEVVGNAILSAYNGGLLNVNLSSPPAGEGLGSGGAATSPVLTSNDALLFHEKCGTLIKLSNNNKTAERRRPLDEFNNGVVMTNRPLRDNEMFEIRIDKLVDKWSGSIEIGVTTHNPNNLEYPATMTNLQSGTIMMSGCGILTNGKGTRREYCEFSLDELQEGDHIGLTRKSNSALHFFINGIDQGVATPLTPPVVYGVVDLYGMAVKVTIVHNNNHSDRLRRNNAILRALSPEGALRRAAPTAQAEPERLLFHPNCGQKAAITHEGRTALRPHATDDFNHGVVLSSRALRDGEVFQVRIDKMVDKWAGSIEIGVTTHNPAYLQLPSTMTNLRSGTWMMTGNGVMHNGTTILDEYGHNLDRLKAGDTVGVVRREDGTLHFFVNGMTQGPAAWNVPPGVYAVVDLYGQAAQATIVDDVEVPPVPEPLPEGNNQVSPSSPSSGAGGSDLRFHQLHGSNAVITNGGRTALRHNCRSEFNDAIVISNRALRDGELFEIVIQKMVDRWSGSIEAGVTAIRPEDLEFPNTMTDIDYDTWMLSGTAIMQDGNTMRNNYGCDLDALGTGARIGMMRTAKGDLHYFINGQDQGAACSGLPPDVYAVVDLYGQCVQVSITNATGPMDNSLATSNTATEKSFPLHSPVAGVAHRFHSSCGKNVTLEEDGTRAVRAAGYAHGLVFSTKELKTEEVFEVKVEELDEKWAGSLRLGLTTLAPGETGPGTAGGPGLPPSLPELRSKTTWMVTSCEVRRDGQLQRMNYGRNLERLGVGSRVGIRRGADDTMHILVDGEDMGPAATGIAKNVWAVLDLYGPVRSVSVVSSTRLEEPEGTQPPSPSSDTGSEGEEDGDGEEHGLQGQNQVVVMPIALEFLENHGKNILLSNGNRTATRVASYNQGVVVIGQPLVPQLLVQVRIDSLNRQWTSSLVLGVITCPPERLNFPASACGLKRAAWLLRGRGIFHNGLKICEKFGPNLDTCPEGTILGLRLDGSGGLHLHVNGIDQGVAVPDVPQPCHALVDLYGQCEQVTIVSPEPGATSGKSAGTQGDMEKADMVDGIKESVCWGPLPATGPLKSCEYHALCSRFQELLLLPEDYFIPPPKRSLCYCESCRKLRGDEAHRRRGEPPREYALPFGWCRFNLRVNPRLEAGTLTKKWHMAYHGSNVAAVRRVLDRGELGAGTASILSCRPLKGEPGVGFEEPGENCAPPREEQPPPVLLSPSLQYAGAETLASKVQFRDPKSQRTHQAQVAFQVCVRPGSYTPGPPSAALREPPDPHFSPAELEWVTKEKGATLLYALLVRVE